A single window of Sporichthya brevicatena DNA harbors:
- a CDS encoding xanthine dehydrogenase family protein molybdopterin-binding subunit, producing MTAQAERPTYVGARIPSRNGARFVRGAGRYVDDIHLPREATLAVLRSPHAHARIVSIDTSRAAALDGVLAVATGAELFERIGPQSYLWDLPGQKVGHGRPLAVEKVRHVGEPVVAVVARDQYVAEDALELIDVVYEPLPPVVDFDAALAEDPVLLHEEWGDNIQVRSAWPVVIPGLPEPPDAGAALDGAHVVVSETFDVARMTATSMETRGIVCDYSPGGPSLTIYSSTQSPHQIRQGLAAMLGLAENQIRVIAPDVGGAFGMKAVVYPEDALAPYFALQLRRPVRFVEQRDESFVASTPSRAQRMQLELGFDAEGHIVGLRSRYLIDLGSAPSTCGAGTGWATGALLCGPYAVPAVDIQASAVVTNKSPLGAFRGFGQPEANFPMERLLDIAARRLSIDPVELRRRNLVPADAFPYTNAAGMLLDSGNYAALLDLAVSRPAYAEALAERDAARAEGRHVGLGIAFYNECTNFGPSGVFPLIGITQGGWDATTVAVEPDGKIRVTISQTPMGQGVETALAQQAADAFGVDLADVTVHFGDTASSHYTGYASGASRAAGIGGSSLLVAAGKAKEKLRAIAAHLLEANEADVDLLPGGFGVPNSGVDPIPLARIAAAAYQGGNLPEGMEPGLEFLGAFDPMALAFSYGVVVALVELDPGTGQVTVRRLIVGHDCGNQLNPAIVENQVIGGVVQGLSTALLEELPYDADGRPLALSLRDYPLPAPTDLPEFDLFHTVTPTPFTLNGAKGVGESGVIAAPAAIVNAIQDALPAGAPEITAIPVRPERILDAFGAQA from the coding sequence GTGACTGCCCAGGCCGAGCGCCCCACCTACGTCGGCGCACGCATCCCGTCCCGCAACGGCGCACGGTTCGTCCGCGGCGCCGGACGGTACGTCGACGACATCCACCTCCCGCGCGAGGCGACGCTCGCCGTCCTGCGCAGCCCGCACGCGCACGCACGGATCGTCTCGATCGACACCAGCCGCGCCGCCGCCCTCGACGGCGTCCTCGCCGTCGCCACCGGCGCCGAGCTCTTCGAGCGGATCGGCCCGCAGAGCTACCTGTGGGACCTCCCGGGCCAGAAGGTCGGCCACGGCCGCCCGCTCGCGGTCGAGAAGGTCCGTCACGTCGGCGAGCCCGTCGTCGCCGTCGTCGCCCGCGACCAGTACGTCGCCGAGGACGCCCTCGAGCTGATCGACGTCGTCTACGAGCCGCTCCCGCCCGTCGTCGACTTCGACGCCGCCCTCGCCGAGGACCCCGTGCTCCTCCACGAGGAGTGGGGCGACAACATCCAGGTCCGCTCCGCGTGGCCGGTCGTGATCCCCGGCCTGCCGGAGCCGCCGGACGCCGGCGCCGCCCTCGACGGTGCGCACGTCGTCGTCTCCGAGACCTTCGACGTCGCCCGCATGACCGCGACGTCGATGGAGACCCGCGGCATCGTCTGCGACTACTCCCCCGGCGGGCCGAGCCTGACGATCTACAGCTCGACCCAGTCGCCCCATCAGATCCGCCAGGGCCTCGCCGCGATGCTGGGCCTCGCCGAGAACCAGATCCGCGTCATCGCCCCGGACGTCGGCGGCGCCTTCGGCATGAAGGCCGTCGTCTACCCCGAGGACGCCCTCGCCCCGTACTTCGCCCTGCAGCTGCGCCGCCCGGTCCGCTTCGTCGAGCAGCGCGACGAGTCCTTCGTCGCCTCCACGCCGTCGCGCGCCCAGCGCATGCAGCTCGAACTCGGCTTCGACGCCGAGGGCCACATCGTCGGCCTCCGGTCGCGTTACCTGATCGACCTCGGCAGCGCCCCGTCCACCTGCGGCGCCGGAACCGGCTGGGCCACCGGCGCCCTGCTCTGCGGCCCCTACGCGGTCCCCGCGGTCGACATCCAGGCCAGCGCGGTCGTCACCAACAAGTCGCCGCTCGGTGCGTTCCGCGGCTTCGGTCAGCCCGAGGCCAACTTCCCCATGGAGCGCCTGCTCGACATCGCCGCGCGCAGGCTCTCCATCGACCCCGTCGAGCTCCGTCGCCGCAACCTCGTCCCCGCCGACGCCTTCCCGTACACCAACGCGGCCGGAATGCTCCTCGACAGCGGCAACTACGCGGCGCTGCTCGACCTTGCCGTCTCGCGACCGGCGTACGCCGAGGCCCTCGCCGAGCGCGACGCCGCCCGCGCCGAGGGCCGGCACGTCGGCCTCGGGATCGCCTTCTACAACGAGTGCACGAACTTCGGTCCGTCCGGCGTCTTCCCGCTGATCGGCATCACGCAGGGCGGGTGGGACGCCACGACCGTCGCCGTCGAGCCCGACGGCAAGATCCGCGTGACGATCAGTCAGACGCCGATGGGTCAGGGCGTCGAGACCGCGCTCGCCCAGCAGGCGGCCGACGCCTTCGGGGTCGACCTCGCCGACGTCACCGTCCACTTCGGCGACACCGCCTCCTCGCACTACACCGGCTACGCCAGTGGCGCGAGCCGCGCGGCCGGCATCGGCGGCTCCTCGCTGCTGGTCGCGGCCGGCAAGGCCAAGGAGAAGCTCCGCGCGATCGCGGCGCACCTCCTCGAGGCCAACGAGGCCGACGTCGACCTCCTCCCCGGGGGCTTCGGCGTCCCGAACAGCGGCGTCGACCCGATTCCCCTCGCCCGCATCGCGGCGGCCGCGTACCAGGGCGGCAACCTACCCGAGGGCATGGAGCCCGGCCTGGAGTTCCTCGGCGCGTTCGACCCGATGGCGCTCGCCTTCTCCTACGGCGTCGTCGTCGCCCTCGTCGAGCTCGACCCCGGCACCGGTCAGGTGACGGTCCGTCGGTTGATCGTCGGCCACGACTGCGGCAATCAGCTCAACCCCGCGATCGTCGAGAACCAGGTGATCGGCGGCGTCGTGCAGGGCCTGAGCACCGCGCTGCTCGAGGAATTGCCCTACGACGCCGACGGCCGCCCCCTGGCGCTCTCGCTGCGGGACTACCCACTGCCCGCGCCCACCGATCTCCCCGAGTTCGACCTGTTCCACACCGTGACCCCCACGCCGTTCACCCTCAACGGGGCGAAGGGCGTCGGGGAGAGCGGGGTGATCGCGGCTCCGGCCGCGATCGTCAACGCGATCCAGGACGCGCTCCCGGCGGGAGCACCTGAAATCACTGCCATCCCGGTCCGCCCTGAGCGGATCCTCGACGCCTTCGGAGCGCAAGCATGA
- a CDS encoding FAD binding domain-containing protein: MRPAPFSYLEPGTLDEACQVLADRAGTDPTAVAVLAGGQSLVAQLNARLVRPATVVGIRRLTELTTADRTGDTLHLGAAVTQRTWQQHPLAEQAPLVAAALNHVGHVPTRNRGTLGGSVAFADPTAELPAALLALDAAVRLRSASGERAVPVAEFCTGRFTTVRRPDELLVGLDVPVTTARWAFEQRHYRRHGKVSVAALAQADGSARVALGGVGDTPLLLAVSPDAKADAVVEEAQALLTPSPDHLVSAAYRRRLLDLALTAALENLRGTATGAAA, from the coding sequence ATGCGACCGGCCCCGTTCTCCTACCTCGAGCCGGGCACGCTGGACGAGGCGTGCCAGGTGCTCGCCGACCGTGCCGGCACTGACCCGACCGCCGTCGCCGTCCTGGCCGGCGGCCAGAGCCTGGTCGCCCAGCTCAACGCCCGGCTCGTCCGACCCGCGACGGTCGTCGGCATCCGCCGGCTGACCGAGCTCACCACGGCCGACCGCACCGGCGACACCCTCCACCTCGGCGCCGCGGTCACCCAGCGCACCTGGCAGCAGCACCCGCTCGCCGAGCAGGCGCCGCTGGTCGCCGCCGCCCTGAACCACGTCGGCCACGTCCCCACCCGCAACCGCGGCACCCTCGGCGGCAGCGTCGCCTTCGCCGACCCCACCGCCGAGCTCCCGGCCGCACTGCTCGCCCTCGACGCCGCGGTCCGCCTCCGCTCCGCGAGCGGCGAGCGCGCCGTCCCCGTCGCCGAGTTCTGCACCGGCCGCTTCACCACCGTCCGCCGGCCGGACGAGCTGCTGGTCGGTCTCGACGTCCCCGTCACCACCGCCCGCTGGGCGTTCGAGCAGCGGCACTACCGCCGCCACGGCAAGGTCTCGGTCGCCGCGCTCGCCCAGGCCGACGGCTCCGCCCGCGTCGCCCTCGGCGGCGTCGGGGACACGCCGCTGCTGCTCGCCGTCTCCCCCGACGCCAAGGCCGACGCCGTCGTCGAGGAGGCGCAGGCCCTGCTCACCCCCAGCCCGGACCACCTCGTGAGCGCCGCCTACCGCCGCCGGCTGCTCGACCTCGCCCTCACCGCCGCCCTCGAGAACCTCCGCGGAACCGCCACCGGAGCTGCCGCATGA
- a CDS encoding acyltransferase family protein — protein MTVLDAPARPRPSTGHPASAGTRLHDLDALRGAVMLLGIALHSALPFFSTIWPVPDSSASTDNYFDEFVQGVHGCRMQLFFLLSGFFTALLLHRRGLRALLAHRSKRVGIPFLVGLVTVVPLIELAAAGAALPEGGFSGVGTGAPTNTEWFTPRQNLHHLWFLWFLCIYVAAIGLAHHLTSWRPRLPRAVRAAVLAGLVLVPFAMQYPMVGSGPTRTFGPTLPNHLLPELAPLVYYAAFFAVGFLLYGARTRGGRAGIDAVGRGWPIALAVSLLVVFPLARAATWDDIEAPILPAAVLQTLYAWGMVVGLIGLFRWALRRERRGVRYLADASYWIYLMHLPLVIAFHRAIHTWDAPASVKFTTLCVSVTAVLLVTYQWGVRYTVIGRVLHGARTRPA, from the coding sequence ATGACTGTCCTCGACGCCCCCGCGAGGCCCCGCCCGTCGACCGGCCACCCTGCCTCCGCCGGTACCCGCCTGCATGATCTTGACGCCCTCCGGGGCGCGGTCATGCTGCTCGGCATCGCGCTGCACAGTGCGCTGCCGTTCTTCTCGACGATCTGGCCGGTCCCGGACTCCAGCGCGTCGACGGACAACTACTTCGACGAGTTCGTGCAGGGCGTCCACGGATGCCGGATGCAGCTGTTCTTCCTGCTCTCCGGCTTCTTCACCGCCCTGCTTCTGCACCGCCGCGGCCTGCGCGCCCTGCTCGCCCACCGCAGCAAGCGCGTCGGCATCCCGTTCCTCGTCGGCCTCGTCACCGTCGTCCCCCTGATCGAGCTCGCGGCCGCCGGCGCCGCGCTCCCCGAGGGCGGCTTCTCCGGCGTCGGCACCGGCGCCCCCACGAACACCGAGTGGTTCACGCCGCGTCAGAACCTGCACCACCTGTGGTTCCTGTGGTTCCTGTGCATCTACGTCGCGGCGATCGGCCTCGCCCACCACCTGACCTCGTGGCGCCCGCGCCTGCCGCGCGCCGTTCGCGCCGCGGTCCTCGCCGGGCTCGTCCTGGTCCCGTTCGCCATGCAGTACCCGATGGTCGGCTCCGGCCCCACCCGCACCTTCGGGCCCACCCTCCCCAACCACCTGCTCCCCGAGCTCGCGCCGCTCGTCTACTACGCGGCGTTCTTCGCGGTCGGGTTCCTGCTCTACGGGGCCCGCACCCGCGGCGGTCGCGCCGGCATCGACGCCGTCGGCCGCGGCTGGCCGATCGCCCTCGCCGTCAGCCTCCTCGTCGTCTTCCCTCTCGCCCGCGCGGCGACGTGGGACGACATCGAGGCGCCGATCCTCCCCGCCGCCGTCCTCCAGACGCTCTACGCGTGGGGGATGGTCGTCGGCCTCATCGGCCTGTTCCGCTGGGCCCTGCGCCGGGAGCGCCGCGGTGTCCGGTACCTCGCCGACGCGAGTTACTGGATCTACCTGATGCACCTTCCGCTGGTGATCGCGTTCCACCGGGCCATCCACACCTGGGACGCCCCCGCCTCGGTCAAGTTCACGACGCTCTGCGTCTCCGTCACCGCCGTCCTGCTCGTCACCTACCAGTGGGGCGTCCGGTACACCGTGATCGGCCGGGTCCTCCACGGCGCCCGGACCCGCCCGGCCTGA
- a CDS encoding nuclear transport factor 2 family protein, with protein sequence MTDLEKAVEQDTAAILEVHNGWNKSNLGLVAESMLPFFPEGDGYLQFNLNGFTYRGKADKAKLWRNLRAVGVDIVRLEEKEPPTIQVFGDVALLTSEAEAELVMPTPTGKLESGGTTHFRNTEFYRRDDGLGNPEWRIWHMHVSEAAPEGALKYGTE encoded by the coding sequence ATGACTGACCTGGAGAAGGCCGTCGAACAAGACACCGCCGCGATCCTCGAGGTCCACAACGGCTGGAACAAGTCCAACCTCGGCCTCGTCGCCGAGTCGATGCTGCCGTTCTTCCCCGAGGGCGACGGCTACCTGCAGTTCAACCTCAACGGCTTCACCTACCGCGGCAAGGCCGACAAGGCGAAGCTGTGGCGCAACCTGCGGGCCGTCGGGGTCGACATCGTGCGCCTGGAGGAGAAGGAGCCGCCGACGATCCAGGTCTTCGGCGACGTCGCCCTGCTCACCTCGGAGGCCGAGGCCGAGCTCGTCATGCCCACCCCGACCGGCAAGCTCGAGAGCGGCGGCACCACGCACTTCCGGAACACGGAGTTCTACCGCCGCGACGACGGCCTCGGGAACCCCGAGTGGCGCATCTGGCACATGCACGTCAGCGAGGCCGCCCCCGAGGGCGCACTGAAGTACGGGACGGAATGA
- a CDS encoding class I SAM-dependent methyltransferase: MDARTRWPGETDPDHSTWYIERFRKMAAEGADLAGEARLLDAMLPRSARVLDAGCGPGRLGGELAARGHTVVGVDVDPALIAAAEADHPGPRWLVGDLAELDLAAHGETEPFDAAVLAGNVLGFVAPGSEPRILARLAGHLKPDGFLAVGLGSDRGYPPADMDADAVSAGLRLEHRFATWDLRPYGENATFAVTIYRT; encoded by the coding sequence ATGGACGCGCGCACACGGTGGCCCGGGGAGACGGATCCCGACCACTCGACCTGGTACATCGAACGGTTCCGGAAGATGGCGGCGGAGGGCGCCGACCTCGCGGGAGAGGCGCGTCTGCTCGACGCGATGCTCCCCCGCTCCGCCCGGGTCCTGGACGCCGGCTGCGGGCCCGGCCGGCTCGGCGGCGAGCTCGCCGCCCGGGGCCACACGGTCGTCGGGGTCGACGTCGACCCCGCGCTGATCGCGGCAGCCGAGGCCGATCACCCCGGCCCCCGCTGGCTCGTCGGCGACCTCGCCGAGCTCGACCTGGCCGCGCACGGCGAGACCGAGCCCTTCGACGCCGCCGTCCTCGCCGGCAACGTCCTCGGCTTCGTCGCCCCCGGCAGCGAACCGCGGATCCTCGCCCGCCTCGCCGGCCACCTCAAGCCGGACGGCTTCCTGGCCGTCGGTCTCGGCAGCGACCGCGGCTATCCGCCCGCCGACATGGACGCCGACGCGGTCTCGGCCGGATTACGGCTGGAGCACAGATTCGCCACGTGGGACCTGCGTCCCTACGGCGAAAACGCGACATTTGCGGTCACGATCTATCGCACGTGA
- a CDS encoding LLM class flavin-dependent oxidoreductase: MSESTTSRIGVLLGSTTPPEDIARLSREVEQGGFGQLWIPEDYFFLGGIAAAGIALGATERIPVGLSVVSSMVRHPALLAMEIATLSRAFPGRFMPGIGHGVPAWTAQMGLTVRSPMTALRENLVHVRSLLGGDKVNHTGGIHDFNEVVLTHPATETVPIYTGVLGDKGVALTGELAEGLVVSALAPVEYVAATRAKLDAAAAGRDVRPELVTLVAVNLTNDDSKADLVRQQLRPVLAFYIAATGPGPLFGAIEGANEMTADMIARGGFETVLAEMPDEWIDTFAIAGGPAHAKARIQSYLDAGSDKVVIATVVPEGTESSLAAARELLADFPA, translated from the coding sequence ATGAGCGAGTCGACCACCAGCCGCATCGGTGTCCTGCTGGGCAGCACCACACCGCCGGAGGACATCGCCCGCCTCTCGCGGGAGGTGGAGCAGGGCGGGTTCGGCCAGCTCTGGATCCCCGAGGACTACTTCTTCCTCGGCGGCATCGCCGCCGCCGGCATCGCCCTCGGCGCCACCGAGCGCATCCCGGTCGGTCTGTCCGTCGTCTCCTCGATGGTCCGCCACCCCGCGCTCCTCGCCATGGAGATCGCGACGCTCAGCCGCGCGTTCCCCGGCCGCTTCATGCCCGGCATCGGTCACGGCGTCCCCGCCTGGACCGCGCAGATGGGCCTCACGGTCCGCTCGCCGATGACGGCGCTCCGCGAGAACCTCGTGCACGTCCGCTCACTGCTCGGCGGCGATAAGGTCAACCACACCGGCGGCATCCACGACTTCAACGAGGTCGTCCTCACGCACCCGGCGACCGAGACCGTGCCGATCTACACCGGCGTCCTCGGCGACAAGGGTGTCGCCCTCACCGGTGAGTTGGCCGAAGGCCTCGTCGTCAGCGCGCTCGCGCCCGTCGAGTACGTCGCCGCCACCCGTGCCAAGCTCGACGCCGCCGCCGCCGGCCGCGACGTCCGCCCCGAGCTCGTCACGCTCGTCGCGGTCAACCTGACCAACGACGACAGCAAGGCGGACCTCGTCCGTCAGCAGCTGCGCCCGGTCCTCGCCTTCTACATCGCGGCCACCGGCCCCGGCCCACTGTTCGGTGCCATCGAGGGCGCCAACGAGATGACCGCGGACATGATCGCCCGCGGCGGCTTCGAGACCGTCCTCGCCGAGATGCCCGACGAGTGGATCGACACGTTCGCGATCGCCGGCGGCCCGGCACACGCGAAGGCCCGCATCCAGTCCTACCTCGACGCCGGCAGCGACAAGGTCGTCATCGCCACCGTCGTCCCCGAGGGCACCGAGTCCTCCCTCGCCGCGGCCCGCGAACTGCTGGCTGACTTCCCGGCCTGA
- a CDS encoding HNH endonuclease signature motif containing protein gives MLIDLPDRADVGCEPPWVTGGRPPSPGDPDYASYQDFLAYEARRDAFWTAHAAGPALPLDAPIDMTAARSDAELVWEVADADRLENAAYGAKCRAVSNVAMRKLRNPDADYDPEYLRRSVEAELGCLLKLSPAAVSNLCHVSMELTRRYSKTFAALERGEVNRVQVQAIVDEGADLDVAQAARLEERVLPEARERGGRSFRDRVRREVKAIDADAVRKREKRARADRCVYLRPEYDGMATLCLFMPEDEAQRIFKALKERVHHDRAIQKEQAAEAPLVIARQDERTIAAQELDTIQAILGEALGIDPTEPEIPASSALSAEAIELLDLHANTYAPTAKMKTAVRNRDKHCRFPGCRRPARQCDIDHSIPFTKVKGKVLRGGTRYWNLGCLCRFHHQVKQMPGWHLEQDRGRFIWTTPTGLRFITYPGADDPDAELPDFIKELTAPVPF, from the coding sequence GTGCTGATCGACTTGCCGGACCGGGCCGACGTGGGGTGCGAGCCCCCGTGGGTCACCGGTGGCCGCCCGCCCTCGCCCGGGGATCCGGACTACGCCTCCTACCAGGACTTCCTCGCCTACGAGGCGCGGCGGGATGCGTTCTGGACCGCCCACGCGGCGGGTCCGGCACTGCCGCTGGATGCGCCGATCGACATGACCGCGGCCCGTTCCGACGCCGAACTGGTTTGGGAGGTCGCGGACGCGGACCGGTTGGAGAACGCCGCCTACGGGGCCAAGTGCCGGGCGGTGTCGAACGTGGCGATGCGGAAACTGCGCAACCCGGACGCCGATTACGACCCCGAATATCTGCGCCGTTCGGTCGAGGCCGAACTCGGCTGCCTGCTCAAGCTCTCACCGGCCGCGGTGTCGAACCTGTGCCACGTGTCGATGGAGTTGACCCGCCGCTACTCCAAGACCTTCGCCGCCCTCGAGCGCGGGGAGGTCAACCGGGTCCAGGTGCAGGCGATCGTCGACGAGGGCGCGGACCTCGACGTCGCGCAGGCCGCCCGCCTGGAAGAGCGGGTGTTGCCGGAGGCGCGCGAGCGTGGGGGCCGCTCGTTCCGGGACCGGGTCCGCCGCGAGGTCAAGGCGATCGACGCCGACGCGGTCCGCAAGCGGGAGAAGCGGGCCCGCGCGGATCGCTGCGTCTACCTCCGGCCGGAGTACGACGGCATGGCCACCCTGTGCCTGTTCATGCCCGAGGACGAAGCGCAGCGCATCTTCAAAGCCCTCAAGGAACGCGTCCACCACGACCGGGCGATCCAGAAAGAACAGGCGGCCGAGGCGCCGCTGGTGATCGCCCGCCAGGACGAGCGCACCATCGCCGCCCAAGAGCTCGACACCATCCAGGCGATCCTGGGTGAGGCGCTCGGGATCGACCCCACCGAGCCGGAGATCCCGGCCTCCTCCGCCCTCTCAGCGGAGGCGATCGAGCTGCTCGACCTGCACGCGAACACCTACGCGCCCACGGCGAAGATGAAGACCGCGGTGCGGAACCGGGACAAGCACTGCCGCTTCCCCGGCTGCCGGCGCCCCGCGCGCCAGTGCGACATCGACCACTCGATCCCGTTCACCAAGGTCAAGGGCAAGGTCCTGCGCGGCGGGACCCGTTACTGGAACCTCGGCTGTCTGTGCCGGTTCCACCACCAGGTCAAACAGATGCCCGGCTGGCATCTGGAACAAGACCGCGGCCGGTTCATCTGGACCACCCCCACAGGGCTGAGGTTCATCACCTATCCCGGCGCGGACGACCCCGACGCGGAACTACCGGACTTCATCAAAGAACTGACCGCCCCGGTCCCCTTCTGA
- a CDS encoding TSUP family transporter, translated as MALAFVGSALGAAVTFLIPRDAFDPIVLVALVVVGAYVVFRPALGEATELRFAGARHRHVAAAMATGFIVGFYDEALGPGTGSFFLFALVGLLGYSFLEASAKARMANWATNFASLCVFVPQGAVLWRVGLVLGACNLAGGYLGARVAVRRGARFVRVFFLVVVTGFVVRIGGDVLSVW; from the coding sequence ATGGCGCTGGCGTTCGTGGGCTCGGCGCTGGGGGCGGCGGTGACGTTCCTGATCCCGCGGGACGCGTTCGACCCGATCGTGCTGGTCGCGTTGGTGGTGGTCGGTGCGTACGTCGTGTTCCGGCCGGCGCTCGGGGAGGCGACGGAGCTGCGGTTCGCGGGGGCGCGGCACCGGCACGTCGCGGCTGCGATGGCGACGGGCTTCATCGTCGGGTTCTACGACGAAGCGCTCGGGCCGGGGACGGGAAGCTTCTTCCTGTTCGCTCTCGTCGGGCTGCTCGGGTACTCGTTCCTCGAAGCGTCGGCGAAGGCGCGGATGGCGAACTGGGCGACGAACTTCGCCTCGCTCTGCGTGTTCGTGCCGCAGGGCGCGGTCCTGTGGCGGGTCGGCCTTGTCCTGGGGGCCTGCAACCTGGCCGGCGGCTACCTCGGCGCCCGCGTCGCGGTGCGGCGGGGCGCGCGGTTTGTTCGCGTGTTCTTCCTGGTCGTCGTGACCGGCTTCGTCGTCCGGATCGGCGGGGACGTGCTGTCGGTCTGGTGA
- a CDS encoding (2Fe-2S)-binding protein: MSTPTDLAADQLVRLRVNGEPLTAVVEPRTNLADVLREQAGLTGTHTSCHQGWCGACTVLIDGCSARSCLTLAVAATDTEVTTVEGLGEPDGSLTALQEAFVEHFAFQCGFCTPGFLVLATEILDEARAGTTFTRDDLAQRLAANVCRCTGYVGILNAVEAALAAQGTEVRS; this comes from the coding sequence ATGAGCACCCCGACCGACCTCGCTGCCGACCAACTCGTCCGCCTGCGCGTCAACGGCGAACCGCTCACCGCCGTCGTCGAACCGCGCACCAACCTCGCCGACGTCCTGCGCGAACAGGCCGGCCTCACCGGCACCCACACCTCCTGCCACCAGGGCTGGTGCGGCGCCTGCACCGTCCTCATCGACGGCTGCTCCGCCCGCTCCTGCCTCACCCTCGCGGTCGCCGCGACCGACACCGAGGTCACCACGGTCGAGGGCCTCGGCGAGCCCGACGGTTCCCTCACGGCCCTGCAGGAGGCGTTCGTCGAGCACTTCGCCTTCCAGTGCGGGTTCTGCACGCCAGGCTTCCTGGTCCTCGCCACCGAGATCCTCGACGAGGCCCGCGCCGGCACCACCTTCACCCGCGACGACCTGGCCCAGCGCCTGGCCGCCAACGTCTGCCGCTGCACCGGCTACGTCGGGATCCTCAACGCCGTCGAGGCCGCGCTCGCCGCGCAGGGAACGGAGGTCCGGTCGTGA
- a CDS encoding alpha/beta fold hydrolase — MTSRQSRTVDGPVGPIAVDVFGEPTADGTVVLVHPINTAALVWDPVAELLDRPVVALDLRGHGRSPMTGPFAIEGGWLDDVVAVLDGLGLNSAHLAGGSLGGTISLAAAALHPERVRSVACFGSTLGVGVPTEAIEAMVTELETKGTVRYFADLGPQVVGAASRDDRFVLASLAAAVGARDTAVIAGILRGAFSADIRHLGLSGIKVPVLAATGTEDPTCPPEMTAEIASVTGGTAVELPGLGHLPMLEQPQRVVELLLQNITQSEAAA; from the coding sequence ATGACGTCCCGTCAGTCGAGGACCGTGGACGGGCCCGTCGGCCCGATCGCGGTCGACGTGTTCGGCGAGCCGACCGCGGACGGCACGGTGGTGCTGGTGCACCCCATCAACACCGCCGCCCTCGTGTGGGACCCGGTCGCCGAGCTCCTCGACCGGCCGGTGGTCGCGCTGGATCTGCGCGGCCACGGCCGGTCCCCGATGACCGGCCCGTTCGCGATCGAGGGCGGCTGGCTCGACGACGTGGTCGCCGTGCTCGACGGCCTGGGCCTGAACTCGGCCCACCTGGCCGGCGGGTCGCTCGGCGGCACGATCTCCCTCGCGGCCGCCGCGCTCCACCCGGAGCGGGTCCGCAGCGTCGCCTGCTTCGGCAGCACGCTCGGGGTCGGCGTCCCGACCGAGGCCATCGAGGCGATGGTGACCGAGCTCGAGACCAAGGGCACCGTCCGCTACTTCGCGGACCTCGGTCCGCAGGTCGTGGGCGCCGCGTCGCGGGACGACCGCTTCGTCCTCGCCTCGCTCGCCGCCGCCGTCGGCGCCCGGGACACCGCGGTGATCGCCGGCATCCTGCGCGGTGCGTTCAGCGCGGACATCCGGCACCTCGGCCTGTCCGGCATCAAGGTCCCCGTCCTCGCCGCCACCGGCACCGAGGACCCGACCTGCCCGCCGGAGATGACCGCCGAGATCGCCTCGGTCACCGGCGGCACCGCCGTCGAACTGCCCGGCCTCGGCCACCTGCCGATGCTCGAGCAGCCCCAGCGGGTCGTCGAACTCCTCCTCCAGAACATCACGCAGAGCGAGGCAGCCGCATGA